The Odocoileus virginianus isolate 20LAN1187 ecotype Illinois chromosome 2, Ovbor_1.2, whole genome shotgun sequence genomic interval CTCCGCGCTCGTGACATGCAGTACTAGGGGCCAGGGCTCTCTCCTGACGCCTGGGTCAGGCTTCCTCTGGCTGCACCATCTGGGAGAGGCCTCACGTCGGAAGGGAGCAGGGCTGGCCTTGGAGCATCGCAGAGAACAGCTGTTCCCGAGCCCCCGGCCCTTTCTTTAATAAAGGAGATGGGCGCTAACCCCCGGGGCCTCACCCAGCCGGTGTGTAGCCAGGTGGCAGCAGCTGCGAGCAGCAAGGGCACAGTGAGAGCCTGGAGAAAAGACAGGGGTGAGGAGGACAGCACAGCCCCCCAGGCGGGGCCTGTCCGTGTAATTCAGCCTCACAGCGCCCCTGGCAGTCAGTCATCACTGAAGTTAAACTGGGTTCCTGGGGGTGTGCCTGTGGGTGTGTGAAACAGCAGACAGTCAGGATGAAAGTGCAGGACACTATTAGAGGTGAGCCGGCAGGTGCAGGGGTCTTCACTACTCATGCTGTTACCCTGCTGCTTTGTAACACACAGCCTCTGCTGCAGATAGAATCTGTTTTTTAAGGCAAAACCCAGCCACTGTTCTCTGCCCCTTGAGCCTGGAACATTCCCTCATTAACCCAGCCACTGACCACCGGCGGGCACTGTGCTGGGTGGTgggcacagggaggcctgggcggGCCAGAGTCCAGAGTCCACACAGGGCGCCAGAGCAGGCACAGGGAGCCCAGCGGACAAGCCTCTCACCTGGCAAGTTACAAGGCCCCCTGCGCCTTCGCTTCCTGATTGTCGGGAGGGGTCTGAGGGTCAGAAGGGAGAATCCCAAATGTGTTGTTTTTGCATTTCAGATCCACACAACCTAAAGATCTGCTGCCGAGTGAATGGGGAAGTGATGCAGAGTAGCAACACCAACCAGATGGTGTTTAAGACAGAAGAGCTGATAGCCTGGGTCTCTCAGTAAGTGGGATAGAGCCTGGCCCCAAACAGCCACCAGGGGGCTTTACTGAGACCCCCATGCCAGGCTGTGGCACCTCAGCCCCTGACCTCACCTGGCCCTTCTGCCCGTAGGTTCGTTACTCTTTATCCAGGGGACATCATCCTGACCGGGACGCCCCCAGGTGTGGGTATGTTCAGGAAGCCTCCTGTCTTCCTCAAGGTAGGTTGGCTGAGCGAGGAAAGGCAGAGGCCTGGCAGGGTTGGCTCAGACCCGAGAAACCCAGGTCTGTATATGTGCGCCACGCCTCAGGCCTGACAGCCTCATGGCCCACTCTGTTGCAGAAGGGCGATGAAGTCCAGTGTGAGATTGAAGACCTGGGTGTCATCGTCAGCAAGGTGGTATGATGACTGCTGCTGCAGGCAGAAGGGGCATTTGTTCCCACGGAGCCCAGCGTGGCAAGAGGCCTGGTGCCAGCCCCCGCGGCTTCTCTTCGGGTAGAGGGGGAGGCAGTGGTGCTCACCTCGTCAATAAACTTCATCTTCCTTTAGGATGTGTTTCAAGGAGTGAGAGGGCATTCTCACCCAGTGGGGAAGGAgggcagatacacacacatgatCACACCAAACATACAGTGCTGAGGCTGGGCAACAAGGACTCATCCAGTCTCTAGTTTATTGCAGCAAAGGATGCAGAAAGCAAGGCACAGTCAAACCGCAAAGATCTGACAGTCCAGACTGATTAAGTCTTCTGctccagggcagggctgtgttccagGGCTGAAGAGTCTCGGCAAGGGCTCCTCCCCAGTTCTAGCTACAGATGAACTGCCGGATGAACTGTCCCAGCTTTTCCTGGCTCTCCCGGCTGGCAAAGGCCTGGGACAGGTGGAGCATGGGGCCTGTGGGGCCAGGCATCTGCTGCAGCACCTGGGCCACAGAGAAGGGCGCTGAGTGCTCACATGGGTGCTGGGCCCCTCCCCTGGAAAACTGACCCCTTGAGCCTTAGTGCTTGAGGTCAAATGCTGCCTCTCAAACATCCTGATGCCCCACCTGGGAGCAGGATGAGCCAATGgtcagggagacagagaggggcAGGAAAACTATCCTACCTTCCCCAACTACTGTCCGCATGCCTATTCTTGGGAAACCCTGGGTAAATCCCCGAGTGGGTACAGCCAGCTCCCCTCAGCAGCTCTATCAGAGtatgggggtgggaggcagggggataGGCGGATGAGGAGACTGGCCTCTCACCCCCAAGTCTCTGAAGGTCCAGATGGCGCTGATGGCAAGATTTGGGTCCGCACACTCTGGATGAAAGAGAAGTGGAGGCTGTAGGTGGGGACAGTCCCCCGGCACAGCTTCTCCTCTCTTTAAAGAAGGAACACCCCAAGGAGAGGACTCAAGCTGGACCCAAAGGCCTCCACCCTGCAGCCGGCACTCCCGAACTTGGGCTCTCACTGCCCACTAGGGGGCAGCAGCCACCAGCCACCCTCCCCCTGCCGCCCAGAGCCTGGGCTGGCTGCTGGGACTCACCGAAGAGCCCTTCCTCCTGGGCTGTGGCCTGTAAGAACTGGAACAGCTGCTCCGCGTAGCCGGACTCTGTGAGGGAGAGAGTCTGAGACCTGGGCCCCACGCAGGCAGAGCTCACCCCGCACCGTGTTCGGCCTCTCCTTGGGATGGCCACGCTGTGCAGGGCTCACCAGTATCTGGGAGATGTCCCCGGTGGAGGAAGGTGGCAGCCTGCGCAAAAGCCTTGAGCACTGGGCTGAGTAGgcggcagaggaagagaaagaagtcgGGGCAGCGCGACTGCTGGCTGAGCTGGAAGGGGATAGGTCAGGCTGAGGGAAGTTCCCACCGCCTCCCCACGGCCCCCTCCCCAGTGGCTTCTCCCAACACACCCTGAAGTACCGGCCCTCAGTCTGCTCGAAGTCGTCACTGTCACTGTCGGTGGAGTCCCCAGTCAGCTTCCACAGTAGTTTTGCACTCAGACGCTGCCTCCCTGTGTCACAGGCTGGCTGGGAGCCAGGGGTCTGAGGGCCGGGAGAGCCACGGGACCCTGTCAGGCTGGCCAAGGTCCAGTCCTGGCCCCCCCCAACAGGGTACATGGCCATCCAGACGCAGACCTGGGAGGCCTAGGAGGATGCCCCAGGCCACGAGAGACAGTGACAGCTGCTGAGAGGACCTGAGCACCTACCCTCAAGGGCCACAGCCCCTGTGGACAAgaggtgtggggggcagggggtatGCAGAAGCCCGTCAGTACAGGTACGCACGGGTCCAGTGCAGGTGTGGTGACAGACCCCAAGGTGGAGTGTGGTGGCGGCAGGACCCAGGCATCTATTCAGCTGGGGCCGGAGCTGCCCTCCCTGACCCCATGGAGGCGGGGGGAGGAGCCGGGCCCAGGCAGGGGCTTCTGTCCACAGCCCCCTTCCTACCTCCTCAGCCACGAGGAGCCCACACTGGATGAGACGGTCCAGCACCTCCTGACAGTAGCAGTAGGAAGACTGGCAGGGCTGAGGGGCGAGAGAGGCACCCATGTGACCTCAGGCCAGCCGGGCAGGGCGGCCCAGAGACGCAGCCCAACCAGACCTGCCGCCACAGGGCTCGGGCAGGCAGGGCCCTCCGTCCAGGAGGGGAGGCGCAGGACTGAGGGGGCTGCGGGGGAGCTCTcacctgcagcagcagcaggtcctgTGGCAGCAAGTGAAGCAGCAGCAGGATCTGGCAGTGCAGCTCCTTCTGGCTCAGCAGCTCGATGCCCTGCAGCTCCCAGGGGCCCTCGGGCGGCACCCTGCCTGCCAGCAGCCCTCGCACAGCACAGGCTGGGGGAGGAAGCGGCAGACATGAGGAGGTGCGCCACGCCCCTCACCCCTGCACGCTCCAGCCACCGCAAGCCCTGGGGACTCACCACCCACAGCCTCGCTCAGGAAGGTAGGCAGCAGCTCGGCGCTCAGGCGTGCCAGGGACGTGAGGCCTGGGCCAGGGCGCGGAACCACCAGCAAGTCCCCCTGCTGGATGCGCAGCAGGGCCACGTGTGGCCGCAGCAGGCTCAGCGTGTGCTGCAGTAGGCACCGCAGCTGCCCTGAGAAGCCCACGTCAAAGCCACGCAGCAGCGTCTCCTCTGTCAGCCAGGAAAACTCCCCCAGGAGCTGCGACAGGAACACGCCCTGGGTGGGCAGAGGGGGGCTTAGCCAAGGGCCGtggctcctcctcccagcccttaGCACCGCGGGCCCTACCTTCTGGTGCTTGAACAGCAGCAGCGTCGCCATGATGGCCGTGCTCATCACCGCGGAGCTTGCCACGCTGGCTGGAGCCAGGGGTCAGGGATGCTGGTCAGGGGCCGAGGCCCAGCAGCTCCGTCCCCCCATCACTGGGCAAGTCTTCCCAGCCAAGAACACCTCCCTGCCAgcagccacacacacactcccacaccaCTCCACCCTGGGAAGGGCACGGCAGGCCTGGTCCTCGCGTGCCACCCTCCCTGGTAGAGAATTGACAATTATCAAACATATGCCGCAACCCAAGCTGGAGGCTCAGagaccctccctgcctcctgtaggcctgtgctgtgcttagtcgctcagtcaagtctgactgtttgcggccccacggacagtaacccgccaggctcctctgcccatggggattctccaggcaagaatactggagtgggttgccgtttccttttccagggtatcttctcaacccagggatctaacccaggtctcctgtattgcaggaagattctttaccatctaagccaccaggaaagcccttactACCCACCAGCCCACAGTCTCTGCCACAGCATAGACACTTGAGAAGATGGTGACAATGCTATTAAGGGCCCCCTCTGTTCCGGGTACCTGTTAAGTCCCTGACATACGTCATTCGGTTCAGCCAGTGTCGCCTCAAAGTGTGCCCTCACTCAGTGGCTCCACCACGTCCCCCTGGCTGCCCCCTCCTCGGGGGCAAGGGCAGGGTCAGGCGCCAGTCTTCATGTGCCCCAACAGGCCCGCGGGAGGGGGCAGGTGCAGAAACCCACCCGCAACAGAGGGCCCTGACCCACTGGCCAGCTGGGAGGACACGGTGCTCAGGAGCCTCCCCAGAGGCCAGACTGAGGCCCCTCACCATTCAGGACGTGCCAGCTCAGCCTCCTGACCAGCAGCTGGTCCTCCTGCCTGAGGGCCAGAAGGGGCCCAGTCACAGGCGTCCACTCCTGCTCCTTCTCAGTGTCGGGGACAACGGTGCTAGGAGAGAGACACAGATCACAGGTGAGGGGACCAAGTGTCAAGACAACCGCGGGGGCGCCCAGAGCCTCCTGAATATAAAGGTGAGGGCGTTTCCATCCCTGCAAGGGGAGCTCATGTACCCTGAGTCCTTTCCAGGCCCGTGTGCCATAACTCACACCCAGCTTACAGGCGGGGCAGGGGCACCTGGATGATCTGACAGGACAAAGATTAGCTGGTGAGGGAAGGCTGGGGCTGGTGACGTGTCTGTGGTCAGGACAGGAGGGGGTGCCAGCTCACGAGCCGGGGTCTTAGAGCTGCCTCTCTTGCCCAAGACCCTCATATTCCTCTGCCCTTACCACTGGCCCAGCACGATGGGCTGCAGCAGCTGCTCCAGGGTCTGCCTGCTGCCCCAGCAGCTCCTGGCGTTGATGGTGTATTCCTGCCCAGGACAAGGCTCTTAGGTGGTCTGCCCTGGCCAACCTGGAAGCCTATATACAGCCCATCTGAAGTGAGCCAGGCTGTCCTTGCAGTGGCCTGAAGGCCAGGCTGCCAGAAGCCCTAGGACAGACCACAGGTACTCCCAGCCTTGCCCAACAGGGCCCACACCTGCAGGGAGAAGGGTTGGGCCAGATGCACACGGACACAGACTCGGCGGCTGCAGCCCCAGCGTCGCAGGCTCCGTAGAACAGCCAGAAGGCCTGTCCACAGCCCCAGGGGGGCCAAGGCCTGCAGGAAGGAGGGGGGCACTGAGGGAGCCGGCGGGCCTGGTGCAGGCCTTCCGTTCCACTTCATCTCAGGTTCCAACTGGTGCATGACTGTGACCTCTCCAGGCTCATTTTCTTGTCTATGAAACAGGAAAAATCCTTCCCCAGCATGGTcttttgagaatgaaatgagagGATGACTGTTACAGCCTCGGCGGGTGCCACAGGATAACCACAGGGGTGAGGTTCCTTTGCACTCCCCCATTAAGCCCAGCCCTGAGGGGCCTCAGTCACAGGACACAACACTGTGCCTCCTCTCTGGAGATGGTATCCACTTGGGGACCCAGGGCAGGAAGGTCTTACGTGGCATGCATCATGGGGTGCCTCTGGAACCAAGTCGTAGGTGACAGCCACTGGCACAAGCAGAGCGTCTGGGACGATGCCTGCCTGGACCGCCTGCACCACCAGGCCCAGCCAGGACAGGCCCAGGGTTGATAGCCGAGGCCCCCGAACCCCAGGGGGCTCCTCCAGGAAGATGAGCAGGGGCTGCCTGCTGGCTAGCAGCTGCTCCACAGTCTGGAAGTGGGTGGAGGGAGTCAGGTGTCAAAACCAGAACAGCCAAGGCCCCTGTTCCCTGGCCTGGCCCCATAAACCACCACTGGGGGCGCAGCACTCACCGCGTGGACCACAGCCCTTGCAAGAACCCCCTCAGGGCTGTCCAGGGAGAGGTTGGCCTCTGGGGGCAGAAAAAGCCCACCAAGTTTCTTCAGCAGAGCTCTGTGGGGCacagggcagaggagggaaggTGCTCAGGAGATGGGACCAAGCAGGAGGCAAGTGAGAGCCGTGGCCGACTCAGGGCCAGCCTGGGTCCTGCCTCAACACCCTGAGGCCAGGCATGGCCCTAGAGCCCACAGCTGACCCACCCTCTGAGCCCCACAGGCTGGGCTGCACAATGCTGAGAACAGAGGAGCCAAGAAGAGACCCTCTGGGGAGCTGTTAGCAACaccaccttccctccccccacacctCTATCCCAGTCTGGGGACCTCGCAGCTGTACATCTAAGGGCATAAGCCTTTTACCTGAGGATGGGGGAACAGGTGCGGGGGTCCCAAGCCACACGGAGCACGCCCACGCCCTGGGAGAGCAGCACAAAGGGCAGCAGGATGCCATCCAGGACTGACTTGTGG includes:
- the GPAT2 gene encoding glycerol-3-phosphate acyltransferase 2, mitochondrial isoform X3, giving the protein MNTMAEAGLQTQQRSSQDGRETSLWSSGFGMKLEAVTPFLGKYRPFVGRCCQTCTPKSWESLFHRSIMDLGFCNVILVKEDNTRFRGWLVRRLCYFLWSLEQHIPPCQDASQKIMESTGVRNVISGRAPGGAGEGPVPSHVKKEVQRILGHIQAPPRPFLLRLSSWALLRFLNRLFLNVQLYRGQVKMVHKAAQAGSPLVFLSTHKSVLDGILLPFVLLSQGVGVLRVAWDPRTCSPILRALLKKLGGLFLPPEANLSLDSPEGVLARAVVHATVEQLLASRQPLLIFLEEPPGVRGPRLSTLGLSWLGLVVQAVQAGIVPDALLVPVAVTYDLVPEAPHDACHALAPLGLWTGLLAVLRSLRRWGCSRRVCVRVHLAQPFSLQEYTINARSCWGSRQTLEQLLQPIVLGQCTVVPDTEKEQEWTPVTGPLLALRQEDQLLVRRLSWHVLNASVASSAVMSTAIMATLLLFKHQKGVFLSQLLGEFSWLTEETLLRGFDVGFSGQLRCLLQHTLSLLRPHVALLRIQQGDLLVVPRPGPGLTSLARLSAELLPTFLSEAVGACAVRGLLAGRVPPEGPWELQGIELLSQKELHCQILLLLHLLPQDLLLLQPCQSSYCYCQEVLDRLIQCGLLVAEELSQQSRCPDFFLFLCRLLSPVLKAFAQAATFLHRGHLPDTESGYAEQLFQFLQATAQEEGLFECADPNLAISAIWTFRDLGVLQQMPGPTGPMLHLSQAFASRESQEKLGQFIRQFICS
- the GPAT2 gene encoding glycerol-3-phosphate acyltransferase 2, mitochondrial isoform X1 codes for the protein MNTMAEAGLQTQQRSSQDGRETSLWSSGFGMKLEAVTPFLGKYRPFVGRCCQTCTPKSWESLFHRSIMDLGFCNVILVKEDNTRFRGWLVRRLCYFLWSLEQHIPPCQDASQKIMESTGVRNVISGRAPGGAGEGPVPSHVKKEVQRILGHIQAPPRPFLLRLSSWALLRFLNRLFLNVQLYRGQVKMVHKAAQAGSPLVFLSTHKSVLDGILLPFVLLSQGVGVLRVAWDPRTCSPILRALLKKLGGLFLPPEANLSLDSPEGVLARAVVHATVEQLLASRQPLLIFLEEPPGVRGPRLSTLGLSWLGLVVQAVQAGIVPDALLVPVAVTYDLVPEAPHDACHALAPLGLWTGLLAVLRSLRRWGCSRRVCVRVHLAQPFSLQEYTINARSCWGSRQTLEQLLQPIVLGQCTVVPDTEKEQEWTPVTGPLLALRQEDQLLVRRLSWHVLNASVASSAVMSTAIMATLLLFKHQKGVFLSQLLGEFSWLTEETLLRGFDVGFSGQLRCLLQHTLSLLRPHVALLRIQQGDLLVVPRPGPGLTSLARLSAELLPTFLSEAVGACAVRGLLAGRVPPEGPWELQGIELLSQKELHCQILLLLHLLPQDLLLLQPCQSSYCYCQEVLDRLIQCGLLVAEETPGSQPACDTGRQRLSAKLLWKLTGDSTDSDSDDFEQTEGRSASSRAAPTSFSSSAAYSAQCSRLLRRLPPSSTGDISQILSPATRSSCSSSYRPQPRRKGSSSVRTQILPSAPSGPSETWGCCSRCLAPQAPCSTCPRPLPAGRARKSWDSSSGSSSVARTGEEPLPRLFSPGTQPCPGAEDLISLDCQIFAV
- the GPAT2 gene encoding glycerol-3-phosphate acyltransferase 2, mitochondrial isoform X2; amino-acid sequence: MNTMAEAGLQTQQRSSQDGRETSLWSSGFGMKLEAVTPFLGKYRPFVGRCCQTCTPKSWESLFHRSIMDLGFCNVILVKEDNTRFRGWLVRRLCYFLWSLEQHIPPCQDASQKIMESTGVRNVISGRAPGGAGEGPVPSHVKKEVQRILGHIQAPPRPFLLRLSSWALLRFLNRLFLNVQLYRGQVKMVHKAAQAGSPLVFLSTHKSVLDGILLPFVLLSQGVGVLRVAWDPRTCSPILRALLKKLGGLFLPPEANLSLDSPEGVLARAVVHATVEQLLASRQPLLIFLEEPPGVRGPRLSTLGLSWLGLVVQAVQAGIVPDALLVPVAVTYDLVPEAPHDACHALAPLGLWTGLLAVLRSLRRWGCSRRVCVRVHLAQPFSLQEYTINARSCWGSRQTLEQLLQPIVLGQCTVVPDTEKEQEWTPVTGPLLALRQEDQLLVRRLSWHVLNASVASSAVMSTAIMATLLLFKHQKGVFLSQLLGEFSWLTEETLLRGFDVGFSGQLRCLLQHTLSLLRPHVALLRIQQGDLLVVPRPGPGLTSLARLSAELLPTFLSEAVGACAVRGLLAGRVPPEGPWELQGIELLSQKELHCQILLLLHLLPQDLLLLQPCQSSYCYCQEVLDRLIQCGLLVAEETPGSQPACDTGRQRLSAKLLWKLTGDSTDSDSDDFEQTEGRYFRLSQQSRCPDFFLFLCRLLSPVLKAFAQAATFLHRGHLPDTESGYAEQLFQFLQATAQEEGLFECADPNLAISAIWTFRDLGVLQQMPGPTGPMLHLSQAFASRESQEKLGQFIRQFICS